One part of the Coffea eugenioides isolate CCC68of chromosome 10, Ceug_1.0, whole genome shotgun sequence genome encodes these proteins:
- the LOC113750342 gene encoding protein HEADING DATE 3A-like has protein sequence MYRGVDPLVVGRVISDVLDPFNRSIRLRVIHGNRDVINGCEFRPSQVVSQPRVEIGGDDFRSFYTLVMVDPDAPSPSNPNLREYLHWLVTDIPATTGASFGQEIVCYESPRPSMGIHRFVFALFRQLGRQTVYAPGWRQNFSTRDFAELYNLGSPVAAIYYNCQREGGSGGRRSS, from the exons ATGTATAGGGGGGTAGATCCTCTAGTGGTTGGACGTGTGATATCAGATGTTTTGGACCCCTTCAACAGGTCCATACGCCTTAGAGTTATCCATGGCAACAGAGACGTGATTAATGGTTGTGAGTTTAGACCCTCTCAGGTTGTTAGCCAGCCTAGGGTTGAGATTGGAGGTGATGATTTTCGTAGCTTCTATACTCTG GTGATGGTAGACCCTGATGCTCCAAGTCCCAGTAATCCAAACCTTCGGGAATATTTGCACTG GTTGGTCACTGATATTCCAGCCACCACAGGAGCATCATTCG GCCAAGAAATTGTGTGCTATGAGAGTCCACGGCCATCAATGGGAATCCACCGCTTCGTCTTTGCGCTTTTCCGACAGCTTGGACGGCAGACAGTCTATGCTCCGGGGTGGCGCCAGAACTTCAGCACCAGGGACTTTGCTGAACTTTACAATTTAGGTTCGCCTGTTGCAGCAATTTACTACAATTGCCAGAGGGAAGGTGGATCTGGAGGCAGAAGATCATCATGA